Proteins from a single region of Halorubrum sp. 2020YC2:
- a CDS encoding ATP-binding protein → MTSFQSTIGDEEGIAEELAEGQREISIAEFFEKNKHMLGFDSGARGLVTAVKEAVDNALDATEEAGYLPDIYIEIEEVGDYYRLVIEDNGPGITKEQLPKVFGKLLYGSRFHAREQSLTSDQQLLIRRDGNVEYIPIGVLCDAYLSGDGDATAPIPDAIEVPSFNRETQEMSWQPVTHAIRHETDERTYEIETQKGRTVEVTGNHSVFSVDSNGDTQEVKAGELESGDTLLTPRTLPSTDRTVEEINLLEHVDRGEFADRRVYVYGFEQETLKQLQTEETVRRKPTGESDRKRTYYRYDGVEILKDSLDQNYLQKGYLPAETVLELGWEEKAADCDFKTYRVGGDETTLPVSLPVDESLVEMLAYYVSEGHAGPRQVGFTFGSHESDLIEATEQAVQTIGGATTTVERERNSTRVKAFGSPLALFLKSVCGDAADNKRVPGFVFDLDPDLQRRFIGALYEGDGSDSHPSNELSHTTRSETLARQVSTLWNMQGVLASTEVSEDSDGYGDGISTKYRTKVYGSDIDTVDALKSSDSPRTQQYKRVPTALLDDVRVSDADTETVPDTIPGLLTGAGIGSNREHAETYASLIERALDGDQIDEPRYAHNLQEYGLLDDAGFATGLLDSLWETVTDLHGITDTDMCLLSVKNVTETEPPEHVYDISVPGESGTDENFVVSNEGALSVKNSRGQQGIGISAAVLYSQLTSGQPAKITSRPKGQSRAQYFELIIDTDTNEPEIQADEETTWDRPHGTRIELEMEANMRARQQLHDYVKHTAVVNPHARLELREPGLDEPLKFERATDELPAETEEIRPHPHGVELGSLIKMLEATESYSVSGFLQEEFTRVGKKTADSVIDNFRDVYYGRELSWSTPRAHDDRDVAGAVAEAVANKGKDATTAFAEGVAETVSNNDRLTRSELAGIVDEVAETVAADTGKTFGGTVRENAVDAAWRAVTGLGGESGEAADSDGGDESGGADEADDAEESPLVPDAYALVDEATSTRKDDEAVQAMAEALARRFGNLDGDAFRIARDDLERLVADAASFVAEQRDATFGETARENVVEAFWSRARTVPDDPPKVSSIAGSRDAAADLLEAMRTTDILAPPTDCLAPITAELVEAGLRKEYDADFYAAATRDADVHGGDPFIVEAGIAYGGEIPSEGSVELLRFANRVPLVYQRGACATTDVIKSIGWRNYGLDQPGGSGMPNGPAVISIHVASTNVPFTSESKDALANVPAIEDEIELAVREAARELKSFLNKRRSMQQRREKQDVLGRILPEMADKVSEVTGRSRPDIDGALARIMNNVSVEREVDGEAVTLVVENHSDVNEQLEITDIVSTEPTDLSDGTVVDMDGEWFVQWKPEVPSGDERELTYAVDGNPEFEVSVGGVETEKLTVND, encoded by the coding sequence ATGACGTCCTTCCAGTCGACGATCGGCGACGAGGAGGGGATCGCGGAGGAGCTGGCCGAGGGCCAGCGCGAGATCTCCATCGCCGAGTTCTTCGAGAAGAACAAACACATGCTCGGGTTCGACTCGGGCGCCCGCGGGCTCGTCACCGCCGTCAAGGAGGCGGTCGACAACGCCTTAGACGCGACCGAGGAGGCCGGGTACCTCCCCGACATCTACATCGAGATAGAGGAGGTGGGCGACTACTACCGGCTCGTCATCGAGGACAACGGGCCGGGCATCACCAAAGAACAGCTCCCGAAAGTGTTCGGGAAGCTGCTGTACGGGAGTCGGTTCCACGCCCGTGAGCAATCGCTGACTTCGGACCAACAACTGCTCATTAGACGGGACGGAAACGTGGAGTACATCCCTATCGGGGTACTCTGTGACGCGTACCTCTCGGGAGACGGTGACGCGACTGCTCCGATCCCCGACGCGATTGAAGTTCCATCCTTCAATCGCGAGACGCAGGAAATGAGCTGGCAGCCGGTCACTCACGCGATCCGTCACGAAACGGACGAACGTACCTACGAGATAGAGACCCAGAAGGGGAGAACCGTCGAGGTCACCGGGAACCACAGCGTGTTCAGCGTCGACTCGAACGGAGACACACAGGAGGTAAAAGCCGGCGAACTCGAATCCGGAGACACGCTCCTCACGCCCCGCACGCTACCGTCGACCGATCGGACCGTCGAGGAGATCAATCTCCTCGAGCACGTCGACCGCGGGGAGTTTGCCGATCGGCGTGTCTACGTCTACGGTTTCGAACAAGAGACGCTCAAGCAGCTCCAGACCGAAGAGACGGTTCGCCGGAAACCGACGGGCGAAAGCGACCGAAAGCGCACGTATTACCGATACGACGGTGTCGAGATCCTGAAGGACAGCCTCGACCAGAACTACCTCCAGAAAGGGTATCTCCCGGCGGAGACGGTCTTGGAACTCGGTTGGGAAGAGAAAGCAGCCGACTGCGATTTCAAGACGTACCGGGTCGGCGGCGACGAGACGACGCTTCCGGTGTCGCTCCCGGTCGACGAGTCGTTGGTCGAGATGCTGGCGTACTACGTGTCCGAGGGACACGCGGGACCGCGACAAGTCGGATTCACGTTCGGAAGCCACGAATCGGATCTGATCGAAGCGACGGAACAGGCGGTACAGACGATCGGTGGAGCGACGACGACAGTCGAACGAGAGCGCAACTCGACGCGCGTGAAGGCGTTCGGCTCGCCGCTGGCGCTGTTCTTGAAATCCGTCTGCGGCGATGCCGCCGATAATAAGCGCGTTCCGGGCTTCGTCTTCGACCTCGATCCGGACCTCCAGCGCCGGTTTATCGGAGCGCTCTACGAGGGAGACGGGTCCGATTCGCACCCGAGCAACGAACTGTCTCACACGACGCGAAGCGAGACGTTAGCTCGTCAGGTCTCGACGCTCTGGAACATGCAGGGCGTCCTCGCGAGTACGGAGGTTTCGGAAGACAGCGACGGGTACGGCGACGGTATCTCCACGAAGTACCGGACGAAGGTGTACGGGTCCGACATCGATACCGTCGATGCGCTCAAAAGCTCGGATTCCCCGCGGACACAGCAGTACAAGCGAGTCCCGACCGCGCTACTCGACGACGTGCGTGTCAGCGACGCCGACACTGAAACGGTACCCGACACGATTCCCGGATTGCTGACGGGTGCCGGAATCGGATCGAACCGAGAACACGCGGAGACCTACGCCTCACTGATCGAACGCGCTCTGGACGGGGATCAGATCGACGAGCCGAGGTACGCACACAACCTTCAGGAGTACGGGCTCCTCGACGACGCCGGCTTCGCGACAGGTTTGCTCGATTCGCTCTGGGAAACAGTCACCGACCTACACGGAATCACGGACACGGACATGTGCCTGCTCTCGGTGAAGAACGTAACCGAGACCGAGCCGCCGGAGCACGTGTACGACATCTCCGTTCCGGGCGAATCCGGGACTGATGAAAACTTCGTCGTCTCCAACGAGGGCGCACTGAGCGTGAAAAACAGTCGCGGCCAACAGGGAATCGGCATCTCGGCGGCCGTGCTGTACTCGCAGCTGACCTCCGGCCAGCCCGCGAAGATCACCTCGCGCCCGAAGGGGCAGTCGCGCGCGCAGTACTTCGAGCTGATCATCGACACGGACACGAACGAGCCGGAGATCCAGGCCGACGAGGAGACGACGTGGGACCGCCCCCACGGCACCCGGATCGAGCTGGAGATGGAGGCGAACATGCGCGCCCGCCAGCAGCTCCACGACTACGTGAAACACACCGCGGTCGTCAATCCCCACGCGCGGCTCGAACTCCGCGAGCCGGGGTTAGACGAGCCGCTGAAGTTCGAGCGCGCGACCGACGAGCTGCCGGCGGAGACGGAGGAGATCCGCCCGCACCCCCACGGCGTCGAGCTCGGGTCGCTGATCAAGATGCTGGAGGCGACCGAGTCGTACTCCGTCTCCGGGTTCCTCCAAGAGGAGTTCACCCGGGTCGGCAAGAAGACCGCCGACAGCGTGATCGACAACTTCCGCGACGTCTACTACGGCCGCGAGCTGTCGTGGTCGACGCCGCGCGCGCACGACGACCGCGACGTCGCGGGCGCGGTCGCGGAGGCGGTCGCCAACAAGGGGAAGGACGCGACGACCGCCTTCGCGGAGGGCGTCGCGGAGACGGTTTCGAACAACGACCGGCTCACCCGGTCCGAACTCGCCGGAATCGTCGACGAGGTCGCGGAGACGGTCGCGGCCGACACGGGCAAGACGTTCGGCGGGACCGTCCGCGAGAACGCGGTCGACGCCGCGTGGCGGGCGGTCACGGGTCTCGGCGGCGAGAGCGGCGAGGCCGCCGACTCCGACGGTGGCGACGAGAGCGGGGGCGCCGACGAGGCCGACGACGCCGAGGAGTCGCCGCTCGTCCCCGACGCCTACGCGCTCGTCGACGAGGCGACCTCGACGCGGAAGGACGACGAAGCGGTCCAGGCGATGGCCGAGGCGCTCGCGCGCCGGTTCGGGAACCTCGACGGCGACGCGTTCCGGATCGCCCGCGACGACCTCGAACGGCTCGTCGCGGACGCGGCGTCGTTCGTCGCGGAACAGCGCGACGCCACTTTCGGGGAGACGGCGCGCGAGAACGTCGTCGAGGCGTTCTGGTCCCGGGCGCGGACGGTCCCCGACGACCCGCCGAAGGTGAGCTCTATCGCGGGGAGCCGCGACGCCGCCGCCGACCTGCTGGAGGCGATGCGGACGACGGACATCCTCGCGCCGCCGACCGACTGCCTCGCGCCGATCACGGCCGAGCTGGTCGAGGCCGGCCTGCGGAAGGAGTACGACGCCGACTTCTACGCGGCCGCGACCCGCGACGCCGACGTCCACGGCGGCGACCCGTTCATCGTCGAGGCCGGCATCGCCTACGGCGGGGAGATTCCGTCGGAGGGGTCCGTCGAGCTGCTCCGGTTCGCGAACCGCGTCCCGCTCGTCTACCAGCGCGGGGCCTGCGCGACGACGGACGTGATCAAGTCGATCGGGTGGCGCAACTACGGGTTAGACCAGCCCGGCGGCTCCGGGATGCCGAACGGCCCCGCGGTCATTAGCATCCACGTCGCCTCCACGAACGTCCCGTTCACGAGCGAGTCGAAGGACGCCCTCGCGAACGTCCCGGCGATCGAAGACGAAATCGAACTGGCCGTCCGCGAGGCGGCCCGCGAGCTGAAGTCGTTCCTCAACAAGCGGCGCTCGATGCAACAGCGCCGGGAGAAACAGGACGTGCTCGGCCGCATCCTCCCCGAGATGGCCGACAAGGTCTCGGAGGTGACGGGCCGGTCGCGCCCCGACATCGACGGCGCGCTGGCGCGGATCATGAACAACGTCAGCGTCGAGCGCGAGGTGGACGGCGAGGCGGTGACGCTCGTCGTGGAGAACCACTCGGACGTGAACGAGCAGCTCGAGATCACGGACATCGTCTCGACGGAGCCGACGGACCTCTCCGACGGGACGGTGGTCGACATGGACGGCGAGTGGTTCGTGCAATGGAAGCCCGAGGTGCCCTCGGGCGACGAGCGGGAACTGACGTACGCGGTCGACGGCAACCCCGAGTTCGAGGTCAGCGTCGGCGGCGTGGAGACCGAGAAACTCACGGTGAACGATTAA
- a CDS encoding cold-shock protein, producing the protein MATGKVDFFNDTGGYGFIETDDADEDVFFHMEDVGGPDLEEGQEVEFEIEEADKGPRATNLTRL; encoded by the coding sequence ATGGCGACAGGCAAGGTCGACTTCTTCAACGACACTGGCGGCTACGGATTCATCGAGACTGACGACGCTGACGAGGACGTGTTCTTCCACATGGAAGACGTCGGCGGCCCGGACCTCGAGGAGGGACAGGAGGTAGAGTTCGAGATCGAGGAGGCGGACAAGGGTCCGCGCGCGACGAACCTCACTCGGCTGTAG
- a CDS encoding oxidoreductase, translated as MTAWTAREMPRLDGKTVVVTGANSGLGFEGTRAFAARGATVVMACRSVERGEEAAREIRVDAGGEADGELDVRECDLASLDSVAAFVEGLGDDYDAVDVLCNNAGVMAIPRSETEDGFETQFGVNHLGHFALTGRLFDLLDAADGIDGDARVVTQSSGAHEQGEMDFSDLNWEESYGKWKAYGRSKLSNLLFAYELQRRLDAARGDSDEGDGPGIRSVACHPGYTDTNLQMRTAAESGNPLMKVGMRAANAVLGQDPETGAEPMLYAATTDVDGGAYVEPGGLMNMRGHPTVGRSNDASYDREDARRLWEYSTEATGVEFPL; from the coding sequence ATGACAGCGTGGACGGCCAGAGAGATGCCGCGGCTGGATGGAAAGACGGTCGTCGTTACCGGCGCGAACAGCGGGCTGGGGTTCGAGGGGACCCGCGCGTTCGCCGCGAGGGGGGCGACCGTCGTGATGGCGTGCCGGAGCGTCGAGCGCGGCGAGGAGGCGGCCCGCGAGATCCGCGTCGACGCGGGGGGCGAGGCGGACGGCGAACTCGACGTCCGCGAGTGCGACCTCGCCTCCCTCGACTCGGTGGCGGCGTTCGTCGAGGGCCTCGGAGACGACTACGACGCGGTCGACGTCCTCTGTAACAACGCGGGCGTGATGGCAATCCCGCGGAGCGAGACCGAGGACGGGTTCGAGACGCAGTTCGGCGTCAACCACCTCGGGCACTTCGCGCTCACCGGCAGGCTGTTCGACCTCCTCGACGCCGCCGACGGCATCGACGGCGACGCGCGCGTCGTCACGCAGTCGTCGGGCGCCCACGAGCAGGGCGAGATGGACTTCTCCGACCTCAACTGGGAGGAGTCGTACGGCAAGTGGAAGGCGTACGGGCGCAGCAAGCTCTCGAACCTACTGTTCGCCTACGAGCTACAGCGCCGCCTCGACGCGGCGCGCGGCGACAGCGACGAGGGTGACGGCCCGGGGATCCGCAGCGTCGCCTGCCACCCCGGCTACACCGACACGAACCTCCAGATGCGCACCGCGGCCGAGAGCGGGAACCCCCTCATGAAGGTCGGGATGAGGGCCGCGAACGCGGTGCTGGGGCAGGACCCCGAGACGGGCGCCGAGCCGATGCTGTACGCCGCGACGACCGACGTCGACGGCGGCGCCTACGTCGAGCCGGGCGGGCTGATGAACATGCGTGGCCACCCGACCGTCGGCCGGTCGAACGACGCCTCCTACGACCGCGAGGACGCCCGGCGGCTCTGGGAGTACTCGACGGAGGCGACCGGCGTCGAGTTCCCGCTGTAG